One genomic region from Cellulomonas fengjieae encodes:
- a CDS encoding heparan-alpha-glucosaminide N-acetyltransferase domain-containing protein — protein MRRIVGIDVARGLAVLGMMTAHVGPDDHGPVPPGGFAQLADGRPASLFVVLAGVSLALLSGGTRPVTGIRLVQARMRILVRALLLFALGALLVLLATPVAVILPTYGLLFALGCVALRWSRAALLVAAGVVAVVGPPLGQWLAAALDGRPTLLTEITVGHYYPAIVWMAYVLVGLAIGRSDLRSGRLQAAGAAVGAGLVVLGHGGSWVARHTLRWPDGLATAEPHSSTTFEVVGNVGVAALVLAVSLAVAARWPRALAPLAAVGSLALTAYTLHIVAIALLGRGVVYDATVPGWLAFLVITVGLCWLWAVSVGRGPFEWVLHRVSTKAADIAPDRLPDATVTTEPPTATEAPSR, from the coding sequence ATGCGCCGGATCGTGGGGATCGACGTCGCCCGGGGGCTCGCGGTACTCGGGATGATGACCGCGCACGTCGGCCCGGACGACCACGGCCCCGTGCCACCGGGGGGCTTCGCCCAGCTCGCGGACGGTCGGCCCGCGTCCCTGTTCGTCGTGCTCGCGGGTGTCTCGCTGGCCCTGCTGTCCGGCGGCACCCGGCCCGTGACGGGCATCCGGCTCGTCCAGGCGAGGATGCGCATCCTCGTGCGCGCGCTGCTGCTCTTCGCCCTCGGGGCGCTGCTCGTGCTGCTCGCGACGCCGGTCGCCGTCATCCTGCCCACCTACGGGCTGCTGTTCGCCCTGGGGTGCGTGGCCCTGCGCTGGTCCCGCGCGGCCCTGCTCGTGGCGGCCGGCGTGGTCGCCGTCGTCGGGCCGCCGCTCGGCCAGTGGCTCGCCGCCGCCCTCGACGGCAGGCCGACGCTGCTCACGGAGATCACGGTCGGGCACTACTACCCCGCGATCGTGTGGATGGCCTACGTCCTGGTGGGCCTGGCGATCGGCCGCAGCGACCTGCGCTCCGGCAGGCTGCAGGCGGCCGGCGCCGCGGTCGGCGCCGGCCTGGTGGTGCTCGGGCACGGCGGCTCCTGGGTCGCCCGGCACACCCTGCGCTGGCCGGACGGCCTCGCGACCGCCGAACCGCACTCGTCGACGACGTTCGAGGTGGTCGGCAACGTCGGTGTCGCGGCCCTGGTGCTCGCCGTCTCCCTCGCGGTGGCCGCCCGCTGGCCCCGTGCGCTCGCCCCCCTGGCCGCCGTGGGCTCGCTCGCGCTCACCGCGTACACGCTGCACATCGTCGCGATCGCCCTGCTCGGCCGGGGCGTGGTCTACGACGCGACGGTCCCCGGGTGGCTCGCCTTCCTCGTCATCACGGTCGGGCTGTGCTGGTTGTGGGCCGTCTCGGTCGGGCGCGGCCCGTTCGAGTGGGTGCTGCACCGGGTGTCGACGAAGGCGGCGGACATCGCACCGGACCGGCTCCCGGACGCGACGGTGACGACGGAGCCGCCCACCGCGACGGAGGCACCGTCACGCTAG
- a CDS encoding methyltransferase domain-containing protein, translating to MNSPTHPDVYTHGHHESVLRSHRWRTAENSAGYLLPVLVPGSSLLDVGCGPGSVTIDLAARLAPGRVVGVDTSAAVVEIAQKAAADTGAANVTFQVADAYELPFPDDAFDVVHAHQVLQHLTDPVTALREMRRVTRPGGVVALRDADYSGMTWYPPSTGLDEWLALYHEVTQANGAEANAGRKLLSWVHEAGFDPAGVVPGAGTWCYATPEDRAWWAGLWADRSVASDFARQAIAHGLADEVGLELLADAWREWGDEPDGWFAVLHGEVLARA from the coding sequence GTGAACTCCCCGACGCACCCCGACGTGTACACCCACGGGCACCACGAGTCCGTGCTGCGCTCGCACCGGTGGCGCACGGCCGAGAACTCGGCGGGGTACCTGCTGCCGGTCCTGGTGCCGGGGTCCAGCCTCCTCGACGTCGGCTGCGGTCCCGGCTCGGTGACCATCGACCTCGCGGCCCGGCTCGCGCCCGGTCGCGTCGTCGGCGTCGACACGTCCGCGGCCGTCGTCGAGATCGCACAGAAGGCGGCCGCAGACACGGGTGCCGCCAACGTGACGTTCCAGGTGGCCGACGCCTACGAGCTGCCGTTCCCCGACGACGCCTTCGACGTCGTGCACGCCCACCAGGTGCTCCAGCACCTCACCGACCCCGTGACCGCGCTGCGGGAGATGCGCCGCGTCACGCGCCCGGGGGGCGTTGTCGCGCTGCGCGACGCCGACTACTCCGGGATGACCTGGTACCCGCCGTCGACCGGTCTCGACGAGTGGCTCGCGCTCTACCACGAGGTCACGCAGGCCAACGGGGCGGAGGCGAACGCCGGTCGCAAGCTCCTCTCCTGGGTGCACGAGGCGGGGTTCGACCCCGCGGGCGTCGTGCCGGGTGCGGGCACCTGGTGCTACGCGACGCCCGAGGACCGCGCGTGGTGGGCGGGGCTGTGGGCGGACCGGTCCGTCGCGTCCGACTTCGCCCGGCAGGCGATCGCGCACGGTCTGGCCGACGAGGTCGGTCTGGAGCTGCTGGCCGACGCCTGGCGCGAGTGGGGCGACGAGCCCGACGGCTGGTTCGCGGTGCTGCACGGTGAGGTGCTCGCGCGCGCCTGA
- a CDS encoding fumarylacetoacetate hydrolase family protein, with protein MRIARFTTGGDPRYALVDGAPGSEELVVITGDPLYTPVQPTGEQIKLDDDSVRLLAPVIPRSKIIGVGRNYAEHAAEMGNEIPVAPLLFLKPNTSIIGPDDPIVLPDWTEHVEHEAELAIVIGKVTKDVPPDRALEHVFGYTVANDVTARDAQKADSQWARAKGFDGSCPIGPWIVPGLDVDDLYVRARVNGETKQDGRTSQMIFDAAYLVSYASEAFTLLPGDLILTGTPAGVSPIVDRDIVEVEVEDIGVLRNPVLRRH; from the coding sequence GTGCGCATCGCGAGGTTCACCACCGGGGGAGATCCCCGCTACGCCCTGGTCGACGGAGCTCCCGGCTCGGAGGAGCTCGTGGTCATCACGGGTGACCCGCTCTACACGCCCGTGCAGCCCACCGGCGAGCAGATCAAGCTCGACGACGACAGCGTCCGGCTGCTGGCACCGGTCATCCCGCGCTCCAAGATCATCGGCGTGGGCCGCAACTACGCCGAGCACGCCGCCGAGATGGGCAACGAGATCCCGGTCGCTCCGCTGCTGTTCCTCAAGCCGAACACGTCGATCATCGGACCCGACGACCCGATCGTCCTGCCGGACTGGACCGAGCACGTCGAGCACGAGGCCGAGCTGGCCATCGTGATCGGCAAGGTCACCAAGGACGTCCCGCCGGACCGCGCCCTGGAGCACGTCTTCGGTTACACCGTGGCCAACGACGTCACCGCGCGCGACGCCCAGAAGGCCGACTCCCAGTGGGCGCGCGCCAAGGGGTTCGACGGCTCGTGCCCGATCGGCCCGTGGATCGTGCCCGGCCTGGACGTCGACGACCTCTACGTCCGCGCCCGCGTGAACGGCGAGACCAAGCAGGACGGCCGCACCTCGCAGATGATCTTCGACGCCGCCTACCTCGTCTCCTACGCGTCCGAGGCGTTCACGCTCCTGCCCGGCGACCTCATCCTCACCGGCACCCCGGCCGGCGTGAGCCCGATCGTGGACCGGGACATCGTCGAGGTCGAGGTCGAAGACATCGGCGTCCTGCGCAACCCGGTGCTGCGCCGCCACTGA
- a CDS encoding dTDP-4-dehydrorhamnose 3,5-epimerase family protein, producing METTAIEGLLVFRLKQVEDPRGTVREFYRASQWQHDELASRVDGPWAQVNITESRRGAIRGLHGEAMNKLVGIVSGSALGAYLDAREDSPTYGTVHTVALEKGTQVFVPKGVCNGFQSLSDETQYLYCFDTEWRPGMPGTAFNPLSPDLGIEWPVPVDVEDPAQVSVKDRSATVWTAAKA from the coding sequence GTGGAGACCACCGCGATCGAGGGCCTGCTCGTCTTCCGACTGAAGCAGGTCGAGGACCCGCGGGGGACCGTGCGCGAGTTCTACCGCGCCTCGCAGTGGCAGCACGACGAGCTGGCGTCCCGGGTCGACGGCCCGTGGGCCCAGGTGAACATCACCGAGAGTCGGCGCGGTGCCATCCGCGGGCTGCACGGCGAGGCCATGAACAAGCTCGTCGGCATCGTCTCGGGCAGCGCGCTGGGCGCCTACCTGGACGCGCGGGAGGACTCGCCGACCTACGGGACGGTGCACACCGTCGCCCTGGAGAAGGGCACGCAGGTCTTCGTGCCCAAGGGCGTCTGCAACGGCTTCCAGTCGCTGTCCGACGAGACGCAGTACCTCTACTGCTTCGACACGGAGTGGCGCCCGGGGATGCCGGGGACCGCCTTCAACCCGCTGAGCCCGGACCTCGGGATCGAGTGGCCCGTGCCCGTGGACGTCGAGGACCCGGCGCAGGTCTCGGTCAAGGACCGCAGCGCCACCGTCTGGACCGCGGCGAAGGCGTGA
- the gltX gene encoding glutamate--tRNA ligase, producing the protein MTSSAVRVRFCPSPTGTPHVGLIRTALFNWAYARHTGGTFVFRIEDTDAARDSQESYLQLLDALRWLGLDWDEGVEVGGPHEPYRQSQRMDLYADVVRRLVEGGYAYESFSTPDEIEARHKAAGRDPKLGYDGADRDLTDEQKAAFRADGREPVLRLRMPDEDITFTDLVRGEVTFRAGSVPDFVIVRANGQPLYTLVNPVDDALMGITHVLRGEDLLSSTPRQIALYQALLAIGVGSVVPVFGHLPSVLGEGNKKLSKRDPESNLFLHRDRGFTPEGLLNYLALLGWSIGPDRDIFSMEEMVAAFDAADVNPNPARFDVKKAEAINSAHVRLLAPDDFRDRLVPYLHRGGVVPADSYADLAPQHQRLLDAGAPLIQERITLLGEAVDMLGFLFVADDELQVADDARGALREESGSVLDAAAAALENLTEFTTATTQEALQAALVEGLGLKPRFAFTPLRVAVSGRRISPPLFESMEILGKQSTLARIAALRASL; encoded by the coding sequence GTGACTTCCTCCGCCGTACGCGTCCGCTTCTGCCCCTCGCCCACCGGGACGCCGCACGTCGGCCTCATCCGCACGGCGCTGTTCAACTGGGCGTACGCCCGCCACACGGGCGGCACGTTCGTGTTCCGCATCGAGGACACGGACGCGGCGCGCGACTCGCAGGAGTCCTACCTCCAGCTGCTGGACGCGCTGCGCTGGCTCGGCCTGGACTGGGACGAGGGCGTCGAGGTGGGCGGGCCGCACGAGCCCTACCGGCAGTCGCAGCGGATGGACCTGTACGCCGACGTCGTCCGGCGGCTGGTCGAGGGCGGGTACGCCTACGAGTCGTTCTCCACGCCCGACGAGATCGAGGCACGCCACAAGGCCGCCGGGCGGGACCCGAAGCTCGGCTACGACGGCGCCGACCGCGACCTGACCGACGAGCAGAAGGCGGCGTTCCGCGCCGACGGCCGCGAGCCGGTCCTGCGCCTGCGGATGCCGGACGAGGACATCACGTTCACGGACCTGGTCCGCGGCGAGGTGACGTTCCGCGCCGGTTCGGTGCCGGACTTCGTCATCGTGCGCGCCAACGGTCAGCCGCTCTACACGCTGGTCAACCCGGTCGACGACGCCCTCATGGGCATCACGCACGTGCTGCGCGGCGAGGACCTGCTCTCCTCGACGCCGCGGCAGATCGCGCTCTACCAGGCGCTGCTCGCGATCGGCGTCGGCTCGGTCGTCCCCGTCTTCGGGCACCTGCCGTCCGTGCTGGGCGAGGGCAACAAGAAGCTGTCCAAGCGGGACCCCGAGTCGAACCTGTTCCTGCACCGCGACCGCGGCTTCACGCCCGAGGGCCTGCTCAACTACCTGGCGCTGCTGGGCTGGTCGATCGGGCCGGACCGCGACATCTTCTCGATGGAGGAGATGGTGGCCGCGTTCGACGCCGCCGACGTGAACCCCAACCCGGCGCGCTTCGACGTCAAGAAGGCGGAGGCCATCAACTCCGCGCACGTGCGCCTGCTCGCGCCGGACGACTTCCGCGACCGGCTCGTGCCGTACCTGCACCGCGGGGGTGTGGTCCCGGCGGACTCGTACGCCGACCTGGCCCCGCAGCACCAGCGGCTGCTCGACGCCGGGGCGCCGCTGATCCAGGAGCGCATCACGCTGCTGGGCGAGGCCGTCGACATGCTCGGGTTCCTGTTCGTGGCGGACGACGAGCTCCAGGTCGCCGACGACGCCCGCGGTGCCCTGCGCGAGGAGTCCGGGTCGGTCCTGGACGCCGCCGCGGCCGCGCTCGAGAACCTCACCGAGTTCACGACGGCGACCACCCAGGAGGCCCTGCAGGCGGCCCTGGTCGAGGGCCTCGGCCTCAAGCCGCGGTTCGCGTTCACCCCGCTGCGGGTGGCCGTGAGCGGGCGCCGGATCTCGCCGCCCCTGTTCGAGTCGATGGAGATCCTGGGCAAGCAGTCCACGCTCGCGCGGATCGCCGCGCTGCGCGCCTCGCTGTGA
- a CDS encoding HAD family hydrolase: protein MRRVDGVLFDIDDTLVDTLGAFRHALAGVARRYLPGLPEERHGELLAVWRADAGGHYAAYTRGEVGFAEQRMTRANELHALFGGAPLDEDAYARWADEFDEDFSGAWAAHPDAGALVDRLLAAGLAVGALSNADVAKQTEKLERTALLDRVPMLVGIDTLGFGKPDPRVFLEACRRLGTAPERTAYVGDELDVDAVAARKAGLLGIWVDRPGARRTPLTDDEIAAADVVVIESLGQLPDVLGL from the coding sequence GTGAGGCGGGTCGACGGCGTCCTGTTCGACATCGACGACACCCTCGTCGACACGCTGGGCGCCTTCCGGCACGCGCTGGCGGGGGTGGCCCGCCGCTACCTGCCGGGCCTGCCGGAGGAACGCCACGGCGAGCTCCTGGCGGTGTGGCGGGCCGACGCCGGGGGGCACTACGCGGCCTACACCCGCGGCGAGGTCGGGTTCGCCGAGCAGCGCATGACGCGCGCCAACGAGCTGCACGCGCTGTTCGGCGGCGCGCCCCTGGACGAGGACGCGTACGCGCGGTGGGCGGACGAGTTCGACGAGGACTTCTCGGGGGCGTGGGCGGCGCACCCCGACGCGGGAGCGCTCGTCGACCGGCTGCTCGCTGCGGGCCTCGCCGTCGGTGCGCTGTCGAACGCCGACGTGGCCAAGCAGACGGAGAAGCTCGAGCGAACCGCCCTGCTCGACCGTGTGCCGATGCTCGTCGGCATCGACACCCTGGGGTTCGGCAAGCCCGACCCGCGGGTGTTCCTGGAGGCGTGCCGACGGCTGGGCACGGCCCCCGAGCGGACCGCGTACGTGGGTGACGAGCTGGACGTCGACGCCGTGGCCGCCCGGAAGGCCGGCCTGCTGGGCATCTGGGTGGACCGGCCGGGCGCGCGGCGCACGCCGCTCACGGACGACGAGATCGCGGCGGCCGACGTGGTCGTGATCGAGTCGCTCGGTCAGCTCCCGGACGTGCTGGGCCTCTGA
- a CDS encoding class I SAM-dependent methyltransferase, with the protein MSTDDRADRAASFDQAAAVYQATRPGYPDEAVRWAVPADARDVLDLGAGTGKLTGRLVALGWHVVAVEPSDAMRAELGAAHPSVDVRPGTAERTGLPDASVDAVTIAQAWHWVDPAAAAAEIARVLRPGGQVAPIWNVRDEATDWVARWTEIVHRGDSLDTSYRDPVLGDAFTPTEHATFRWTQRLRTDQLRGLAASRSHLILLPPDERDALLDAVDELVATHPDLRGREWVDVPYRTECYRARLR; encoded by the coding sequence ATGAGCACCGACGACCGGGCCGACCGCGCCGCCTCGTTCGACCAGGCGGCGGCCGTCTACCAGGCCACCCGTCCCGGCTACCCGGACGAGGCCGTGCGCTGGGCGGTGCCCGCGGACGCGCGTGACGTCCTCGACCTGGGCGCCGGGACCGGCAAGCTCACCGGGCGGCTGGTCGCGCTGGGCTGGCACGTCGTCGCCGTCGAGCCGTCGGACGCGATGCGGGCCGAGCTGGGCGCGGCACACCCCTCGGTCGACGTCCGGCCCGGGACGGCGGAGCGCACGGGCCTGCCGGACGCGTCCGTGGACGCCGTGACCATCGCGCAGGCCTGGCACTGGGTGGACCCGGCGGCGGCCGCCGCCGAGATCGCGCGGGTGCTGCGGCCCGGGGGTCAGGTGGCCCCGATCTGGAACGTCCGCGACGAGGCGACGGACTGGGTCGCGCGGTGGACGGAGATCGTGCACCGGGGCGACAGCCTCGATACCAGCTACCGCGACCCGGTGCTCGGGGACGCGTTCACGCCCACCGAGCACGCGACCTTCCGCTGGACCCAGCGGCTGCGCACGGACCAGCTGCGCGGCCTCGCGGCGAGCCGCAGCCACCTGATCCTGCTGCCACCCGACGAGCGGGACGCGCTGCTCGACGCGGTCGACGAGCTCGTCGCCACCCACCCCGACCTGCGCGGGCGTGAGTGGGTCGACGTGCCCTACCGCACGGAGTGCTACCGGGCGCGGCTGCGCTGA
- the hisN gene encoding histidinol-phosphatase yields MSLRPGYDDDLRLAHVIADQVDSLTMSRFKSQDLRVETKPDLTPVSDADKTAEEIVRGQLSRARPRDAVHGEELGDTGHGPRRWVIDPIDGTKNFVRGVPVWATLIGLLDGDQVVVGLVSAPALGRRWWAAQGNGAWTGKSLAAASQLRVSGVDRLEDASLSYSSLSGWEERGQLDAFLGLTRRTWRTRAYGDFWSHVLVAEGAVDLSAEPELALHDMAALVPIVTEAGGMFTSIRGVPGPFGGSALVSNGRLHAAALEYLDPLPEA; encoded by the coding sequence ATGAGCCTGCGACCTGGGTACGACGACGACCTGCGCCTCGCCCACGTGATCGCGGACCAGGTCGACTCGCTGACCATGTCCCGGTTCAAGTCGCAGGACCTGCGGGTCGAGACGAAGCCGGACCTGACGCCGGTCTCCGACGCCGACAAGACCGCCGAGGAGATCGTCCGGGGCCAGCTGTCCCGGGCGCGGCCGCGCGACGCGGTGCACGGCGAGGAGCTGGGCGACACGGGCCACGGGCCGCGCCGTTGGGTCATCGACCCGATCGACGGGACCAAGAACTTCGTGCGGGGGGTCCCGGTCTGGGCCACGCTCATCGGGCTCCTGGACGGTGACCAGGTGGTGGTCGGCCTGGTCAGCGCGCCGGCCCTCGGCAGGCGGTGGTGGGCCGCACAGGGCAACGGCGCGTGGACCGGCAAGTCGCTCGCGGCCGCGAGCCAGCTGCGGGTGTCCGGCGTCGACCGCCTCGAGGACGCGTCCCTGTCCTACTCCTCGCTGAGCGGGTGGGAGGAGCGCGGACAGCTCGACGCGTTCCTCGGCCTGACCAGGCGCACCTGGCGGACCCGCGCCTACGGCGACTTCTGGTCGCACGTGCTCGTCGCCGAGGGGGCGGTGGACCTGTCGGCCGAGCCGGAGCTCGCCCTGCACGACATGGCGGCGCTCGTGCCGATCGTCACGGAGGCCGGCGGGATGTTCACCTCGATCCGGGGCGTCCCCGGCCCCTTCGGCGGCTCGGCGCTGGTGTCCAACGGCCGGCTGCACGCGGCGGCGCTCGAGTACCTGGACCCGCTGCCGGAGGCGTGA
- the rsgA gene encoding ribosome small subunit-dependent GTPase A: protein MVNRRYDERDVRIRPGRGSRPRTKQRPEHADAETALVTAVDRGRYSILVDPDGPDERVAVAMKARELGRNRVVPGDRVDIVGDTSGDDGSLSRIVRIAERRTVLRRTADDTDPVERIIVANADQLVIVTALADPEPRTRMIDRCVAAAYDARMDALLALTKADLADPAELVGMYAPIGVEVVVTSAEKSEGGRIVHGLEDLRAALDGKTSVLVGHSGVGKSTLVNALVPGTYRAVGIVNDVTGRGRHTSSSAVALRVPGTSAPTWVIDTPGVRSFGLAHVDPQHLLGAFADLAEVAQACPRGCTHAADAPDCALDEWVAGSPDETTQAARTARVESFRRLLASRLGSGEPDSREPARP from the coding sequence ATGGTGAACCGTCGCTACGACGAGCGGGACGTGCGGATCCGCCCCGGGCGGGGGTCCCGTCCCCGGACCAAGCAGCGCCCGGAGCACGCCGATGCCGAGACGGCGCTGGTCACCGCGGTGGACCGCGGGCGGTACTCGATCCTCGTCGACCCCGACGGGCCCGACGAGCGGGTCGCCGTCGCGATGAAGGCCCGCGAGCTGGGCCGCAACCGGGTGGTCCCGGGCGACCGCGTCGACATCGTCGGTGACACCTCCGGCGACGACGGCTCCCTGTCGCGGATCGTGCGCATCGCGGAGCGCCGGACCGTGCTGCGGCGGACCGCCGACGACACCGATCCCGTCGAGCGGATCATCGTCGCCAACGCCGACCAGCTCGTGATCGTCACCGCCCTGGCCGACCCCGAGCCGCGGACCCGGATGATCGACCGCTGCGTCGCCGCCGCCTACGACGCCCGCATGGACGCCCTGCTCGCCCTCACCAAGGCGGACCTGGCGGACCCGGCGGAGCTGGTGGGCATGTACGCGCCGATCGGGGTCGAGGTGGTGGTCACCAGCGCGGAGAAGTCCGAGGGCGGTCGGATCGTCCACGGTCTCGAGGACCTGCGTGCCGCGCTGGACGGCAAGACGTCGGTGCTGGTCGGGCACTCGGGCGTCGGCAAGTCCACGCTGGTGAACGCGCTGGTGCCCGGCACCTACCGCGCGGTGGGCATCGTCAACGACGTGACCGGTCGAGGTCGGCACACGTCGAGCTCGGCGGTGGCGCTGCGCGTGCCGGGCACGTCCGCGCCGACGTGGGTCATCGACACCCCCGGCGTGCGGTCGTTCGGGCTCGCGCACGTGGACCCGCAGCACCTGCTGGGTGCGTTCGCGGACCTGGCCGAGGTGGCGCAGGCGTGCCCGCGCGGGTGCACGCACGCCGCCGACGCCCCCGACTGCGCGCTCGACGAGTGGGTGGCCGGCTCCCCCGACGAGACGACGCAGGCCGCACGCACCGCGCGGGTCGAGTCGTTCCGCCGGCTCCTGGCCAGCCGGCTCGGCTCCGGGGAGCCGGACAGCCGGGAGCCCGCTCGTCCGTGA
- the aroA gene encoding 3-phosphoshikimate 1-carboxyvinyltransferase has translation MDLWTAPLAGGPLDALVDVPGSKSLTNRYLVLAALAEAPGRLRGALRSRDTLLMAAALTSLGARIDDDGGDWVVTPGPVAGGADVDCGLAGTVMRFLPAVAALADGPVRFDGDDAARTRPMGPVVAALRTLGVRVDEHGRVGHLPFTVHGRGSVGGGQVDVDASESSQFVSGLLLAAARFERGLTLRHTGRTLPSLPHIEMTVALLREAGVVVDDSRPAIWQVSPGPITGRDVRVEPDLSNAAPFLCAALVAGGTVRVPGWPTSTTQPGGLLPGILERMGGSTRLDGDVLSATGTGRIHGVDLDLHAAGEVAPTIAALATLADSPTRLRGIAHLRGHETDRLAALAAEITRLGGQAEQTADGLVITPRPLSAGTWHTYEDHRMATAGALIGLRVPGVEVEDVATTAKTLPGFVGLWDGMLAGSAVPV, from the coding sequence ATGGACCTCTGGACCGCACCGCTCGCCGGTGGCCCGCTCGACGCCCTGGTGGACGTGCCCGGATCGAAGTCGCTCACCAACCGGTACCTCGTGCTGGCCGCGCTCGCCGAAGCCCCCGGACGCCTGCGCGGAGCGCTGCGCTCGCGCGACACGCTCCTGATGGCGGCCGCGCTGACCTCGCTGGGTGCGCGGATCGACGACGACGGCGGCGACTGGGTGGTCACGCCCGGCCCCGTCGCCGGCGGCGCCGACGTCGACTGCGGCCTGGCCGGGACCGTCATGCGGTTCCTGCCCGCCGTCGCCGCGCTCGCCGACGGTCCGGTGCGGTTCGACGGCGACGACGCGGCGCGCACGCGGCCGATGGGACCGGTCGTGGCGGCGCTGCGCACCCTCGGTGTCCGGGTCGACGAGCACGGCCGCGTCGGGCACCTGCCCTTCACCGTGCACGGTCGCGGCTCGGTGGGTGGCGGACAGGTCGACGTGGACGCGTCGGAGTCGAGCCAGTTCGTCTCGGGGCTGCTGCTCGCCGCCGCCCGGTTCGAGCGCGGGCTGACCCTGCGGCACACCGGCCGGACGCTGCCGAGCCTGCCCCACATCGAGATGACCGTCGCGCTGCTGCGCGAGGCGGGCGTCGTGGTCGACGACTCGCGCCCCGCCATCTGGCAGGTGTCCCCGGGCCCGATCACCGGTCGTGACGTGCGCGTGGAGCCCGACCTGTCGAACGCCGCCCCGTTCCTGTGCGCGGCCCTCGTGGCCGGCGGCACGGTGCGCGTGCCGGGCTGGCCGACGAGCACGACGCAGCCCGGCGGGCTCCTGCCGGGCATCCTGGAGCGCATGGGCGGCTCGACGCGGCTGGACGGCGACGTGCTGAGCGCGACCGGGACCGGGCGCATCCACGGCGTCGACCTCGACCTGCACGCCGCGGGCGAGGTCGCGCCGACGATCGCGGCCCTGGCCACGCTGGCCGACTCCCCCACGCGGCTGCGCGGCATCGCCCACCTGCGCGGTCACGAGACCGACCGGCTGGCGGCGCTCGCGGCGGAGATCACGCGGCTGGGCGGTCAGGCTGAGCAGACGGCGGACGGCCTGGTCATCACGCCGCGCCCGCTGTCCGCGGGCACGTGGCACACGTACGAGGACCACCGGATGGCCACCGCGGGCGCGCTCATCGGCCTGCGCGTGCCGGGCGTCGAGGTGGAGGACGTCGCGACCACCGCCAAGACGCTCCCGGGCTTCGTGGGGCTCTGGGACGGCATGCTGGCCGGATCGGCCGTGCCGGTCTGA
- a CDS encoding DoxX family membrane protein, translating to MLLRRLARPLFASWFVTEGLDVVRHPAAHAAEARASLTTLRSRLPEPARQGPAGQALGRELTERQLTSIVQAHGAALAGAGVLLAVGKAPRTAALALAALTVPLILTNLPTKRLRTEDPAVRKARRDRFVRALAFTGGALIAGVDLEGRPGISWRLQKARSEHAAAKAASD from the coding sequence GTGCTGTTGCGTCGTCTCGCCCGACCCCTGTTCGCCTCGTGGTTCGTCACGGAAGGACTCGACGTCGTCCGGCATCCCGCCGCGCACGCCGCCGAGGCCCGTGCGTCGCTGACCACACTGCGCTCCCGGCTGCCGGAGCCCGCCCGTCAAGGTCCCGCCGGCCAGGCGCTGGGCCGCGAGCTCACCGAGCGTCAGCTGACCTCGATCGTGCAGGCGCACGGGGCCGCCCTCGCCGGGGCGGGCGTCCTGCTCGCCGTCGGCAAGGCGCCGCGGACCGCCGCCCTGGCACTCGCCGCGCTGACCGTCCCGCTGATCCTGACGAACCTGCCGACCAAGCGACTGCGCACCGAGGACCCCGCCGTGCGCAAGGCCCGGCGGGACCGGTTCGTGCGGGCGCTGGCCTTCACCGGCGGCGCCCTGATCGCCGGCGTGGACCTCGAGGGACGCCCCGGGATCAGCTGGCGCCTCCAGAAGGCGCGCAGCGAGCACGCAGCCGCCAAGGCGGCGTCGGACTGA
- a CDS encoding ferritin, which translates to MTSGTDDSTFLRLLREQIGHEFDAHQQYVAIAVWFDGQDLPQLARHYYRQAIEERNHALMIVQYLLDRDLRVEIPAGSAVRNDFSQVTEPIGLALRQEKQVTAQIEAIFAAARAEGDALGEQFLLWFLKEQVEEVASATTLLTVATRAGDNLFDLENYVAREQIGDGGESADAPSAAGGAL; encoded by the coding sequence ATGACCAGCGGCACCGACGACTCCACGTTCCTGCGCCTCCTGCGCGAGCAGATCGGCCACGAGTTCGACGCCCACCAGCAGTACGTGGCGATCGCGGTGTGGTTCGACGGCCAGGACCTGCCCCAGCTGGCCCGGCACTACTACCGGCAGGCGATCGAGGAGCGCAACCACGCGCTGATGATCGTGCAGTACCTGCTCGACCGGGACCTGCGTGTCGAGATCCCCGCCGGCAGCGCCGTGCGCAACGACTTCTCCCAGGTCACCGAGCCCATCGGCCTGGCCCTGCGGCAGGAGAAGCAGGTGACCGCGCAGATCGAGGCGATCTTCGCGGCCGCGCGGGCCGAGGGTGACGCCCTGGGCGAGCAGTTCCTGCTGTGGTTCCTCAAGGAGCAGGTGGAGGAGGTCGCCTCGGCCACCACCCTGCTCACCGTCGCCACCCGTGCCGGCGACAACCTGTTCGACCTCGAGAACTACGTCGCCCGCGAGCAGATCGGCGACGGTGGCGAGTCCGCCGACGCGCCGTCCGCCGCCGGCGGCGCCCTGTAG